One genomic window of Nicotiana sylvestris chromosome 10, ASM39365v2, whole genome shotgun sequence includes the following:
- the LOC138879068 gene encoding uncharacterized protein, giving the protein MAPKELKELNEQLEELLAKGLGEHEQHLRVVLQTLWEQKLYAKFSKCEFWLESVAFLGHVVLGEGIKEGRVVAYASHQLKIHEKNYPMHDLELAAIVHALKIWRHYLYGVSCEVFTDHRSLQHLFKQKDLNLR; this is encoded by the exons atggctccgaaagagCTGAAGGAGCTGAATGAGCAACTTGAGGAGttattagcaaaggg CCTcggggagcacgagcaacatttgagagtggtgcttcagacgTTGTGGGAAcaaaagctatatgctaagttctccaagtgtgagttttggctagagtctgtggcattcttgggacatgttgtattaggagagggtattaag gaggggcgagttgttgcatatgcttcacatcagttgaagattcatgagaagaattaccccatGCACGACCTAGAGTtagccgcgattgttcatgctcttaagatatggaggcattatctatatggggtgTCATGCGAGGttttcactgatcatcgcagcttacagcatttgttcaagcaaaaagatctcaatttgaggtag